In Tautonia marina, the DNA window TCGGCCACCGACAACGGCGGCGGGATCGACAACATCGGCGAGCTCTCGGTCTCCGGCAGCACGTTTGAGGCGAACTCGGCCTTCTTCGGGGCCGGCATCCATACCTTCGGCGGGTTCGAGGGCTTTTCGGGCGACTTGGAGGTCGTCGACAGCACCTTCCGGGGCAATTACGGCACCTACGGCGGCGGGATCGCGGTCAGCGTCGCGACGGCGACGGTCTCCGGCAGCACGTTTGAGGGGAACGACGTCGACTTCGGCGGCGGCATCTCCAACAACGGGACCCTGTTGGTCTCCGACAGCGCGTTCCTGGAGAACGAGGCCACCCGCGGCGGCGGGATCGACAACATCGGCACGGTCACCGTCGACGGCTCGACGTTCCGGGGCAACCAGGCCGAGGACTTCGTTGGCCGGGGCGGCGCGATCTGGAATTCCGGCCTGGACGCGGACCTGACCGTCTCCGGGTCGACCTTCGATGGCAACGTGGCCATCGGCTTCGCACTGGGCGATGGCGGGGCGATCTTCAACGACTCCGGCTCCAAGCTCGACGTCGCCGGCAGCACGTTCGTCGGCAACCGAGCCGTCGGCTCGGACAGATTCGACTCTGCGCGGGGCGGGGCGCTCCTCACCGTAGGCCCGACCTCGATCTCCGACAGCCACTTCGAGGGAAACCAGGCCTTCGCCGGTGCCAGCGGTGATGCGCTGGGCGGGGCCGTCTACGCCATTGGCTTCGGCGTCGTGGTGTCGATCACCGACAGCACGTTCAAGGGCAACGCCGCGCTCGGAGCCGCCTCGCCCGACTTCTCCAACGGCACCCGGTCAAGAGGTGGGGCAATTATCGCCGCCTCCGGCGTGGTGCTCGACGTGGCCAGATCCGAGTTCACTGCAAACGAGGCCCTGGGGGGCGACGGCGGCTTCCTCGCGGGTGGTGGCTTCGCCCAAGGCGGCGCGATCCTCACGGAGGCATCGATCGTCTCGGTTTCCGACAGCCTCTTCTCGACGAATGTCGCCCGTAGCGGAAACGGCGGCGACAGCGACTCCACCGGCCTGGGGGGCTCGTTCGCTCGCGGCGGCGGGATCGCCCACTTCGGTGGATCGTCGGGGCTACTGACCGTCTCCGGCACCATCTTCGAGGCCAACCAGGCCCTCGGTGGCAACGGCGGCGAGGGGGGGCCATTCTCCTTCGGCGGCAGCGGCGGCTCAGGTCAGGGTGGTGGACTGTATGCGTCGTTCGGCTCGTCCGTGGAGGTCGATGCGAGTTCGTTCGAGCAAAACCTTGCCGTCGGTGGGGGTGGCGGCCTCGGCGGCGCCGGTGGCACCGGCGGCTTCGGCCGGGGCGGCGGAATCAGCGCCGAGGGGGGAAATGCCCTCTCAGTCACTGGAAGCAGATTCGCGGCCAATGTTGCCGAAAGCGGCGACGGAGGGGCCGGCATCGGGTTCTTCGGCCAGGGTTCCCAGAACGCGCTCGGCGGCGGCATCTACCTCGGCGGGATCTCTGCGGGCTCTCTCTCGAGCCTGACCGTCGACGCCTCGCTCTTCGAGGCCAATCGGGCTCTTGGCGGCGATGGTGGGGACAGCGATCAATTCTACGATGGGGCCGGCGGCAGTCAGGGGCTCGGCGGGGGCATCTCCGTCGGCACCTTCTCGACCGCGATGATCACCGACACCGCCTTCCGGCTCAACGAGGCGATCGCCGGAGACGGCGGCGCCGGCGGCCCGGACGGCGGCGTTGGTGGCACCGGCGGCGGGGGCACGAGCGCCGGCATCTTCGCCGATAACAACGCGACGCTCCGCGTCAGCGGCGGCACCTTCGAGCGGAACTTCTCAAAGGGCGGAGACGGCGGCGCCGGGGCCGGCGGCTTCGGCGGCGGGGGCGACGGCGGCTTCGCCTCGGCCGGGGCGATCGGCATGGACCCGGGCGGGACGCTGGAGGTCGTCGAGACGACCTTCTCCGGCAATCAGGTCCGTTCCGGAGACGGCGGCACAGGCGGGGAGAATGGCCCCGGAGGTTCCTCCCAGAGCGGCTTCGGCGGCGCGATCGCCTACTTCGGGGGTTCCACCGGAGGCGGCGCGACGATCGTTGGCAGCAGCTTCTCGGACAACCGCGTGTTCGGTGGCAACGGTGGAGACAGTGGCGGCTCCTGGAACGGCGGAAACGCCGGCGGGGCAGACGGCGGCGGGATCATCACCGGGTCCAACACGGCCCTGACGGTCTCCGACAGCACATTTCAGCGCAACGAGGCGACCGGAGGCGAGGGGGGCGACGGCGGGTCCGACGGTGGCGCCGGTGGCAACGGCGGCAGCGGTCGCGGCGGCGGGATCTTCGCCGACGACAACGCCACGCTGATCGTGACCGGCGGGAGCTTCGAGCGGAACCACTCCCGGGGAGGCAACGGCGGGGCCGGCGGGCTCGGACGACCCGGCGGCTTGGGCGGATCCAGCTGGGGAGGCGGGATCGTCCTCGACCCGGATGGGACGCTGGAGCTCTCCGACAGCCGCTTCTCGCGCAACTCCTCACAGGGTGGTGCCGGCGGCCCAGGCGGCGCCGGTGGCAACGGCGGCTCCGGGGGCATCAGCTTCGGCGGGGCAATCGTGACCAATTCACGGTCCGTAGCGTCCTTGAACCAGGTGGAACTGGAACGCAACACCGCCATCGGCGGTGCCGGTGGCGACGGCGGCGAGGGGGGCAATGGCGGCTCTGGGGGCGGCGGCGGCGGCGGTGCAATCTTCAATGGTGACTTCGCCTCCATGACACTCACCCGGGTGGTAGCGACGCGCAATGCCGCCGTGGGCGGCGCCGGTGGCGACGGCGGCGAGGGTGGCAACGGGGCCATAGGCAACAGCGGTATCGGCGGGGCGATCTTCACAACCTTCGCCTCCCTGCTCGAATCGGTCGATTCCCGGTTTGTGCTGAACGAGACGATCGGTGGGACCGGCGGCGCCGGCGGGCTGGGTGGCGCCGGCGGCGCCGGTGGGCTCGCGGTAGGCGGAGCGTTCCACCTGGTTCCCGATGCCGTCTTCATCTCCACCGGCGACGTCTTCGACCGCAACACCGCCACCGGCGGCGCCGGCGGTGATGGGGGAGATGAAGGTGGCGCCGGCGGTGCCGGAGGCGATGCCCAGGGCGGGGCTATCAACAACCTCGGGGCGACCCTGATGCTCACCTCCGCCCAGCTCGATCGCAATCAGGCCCTTGGCGGCCGGGGCGGTCGGGGATGCGACGCCGGCGGGGCAGGCGGCGCTGGCGGGACCGCCCGCGGCGGCGCGATCGCCATTAGTTCGTTCCTTTCCTTCACGGGGACCGCCATCGTCGTCGACTCGGTGATCGACCGCAACCGCGCCCTCGGCGGTGACGGGGGCAAGGGGGGCGACGGGGGCCAGAGCGGTGACGGAGGCGATGCCTTCGGTGGCGGGATCTTCCTGACCCCGGGCTCGGTCCTCGAACTCAACAGCACCGAGGTCACCCGCAATCGTGCCGACGCCGGCAGGGGCGGCAAGGGCCCCACCAAGGGAGACGACGGCGAGGGACTCGGCGGCGGCCTGTTCATCTCCGAGGGGGCCCTGGCCCAGGCCGTCGACTCGGTCATCGAGGGCAATTTCGCCCCGGATGACGACGACGACGTCTTCGGGTTCCTGAACGAACTCTGATCCGATCGAAACGAACCGACCGGAGCCCGACGATCGGCCCGTCCCCGCCGTGAGTGACGGGGGCGGGTCGGCTTCATTTTGGGAAGTGCGTCAATACAACGAAGCCCGCCGAAAGCGAGGGCTTCCGGCGGGCTTCGTTTGGTGGGATCAGTGATCCGAGCCGATCAAGCTTTCTCTTCCGACTCAGTCGATTCGGCAGAGGCCTCGGGCTCGGTCGATTCGGCCGAAGCCTCAGGCTCGGTCGATTCGGCAGGGGCCTCGGGCTCGGTCGATTCGGCGGAAGCCTCGGCAGCCGCAGGTTCGGCCGAAGCCTCGGCAGAAGCCGAAGCCTCGGCTTCGGTGGCTTCGCCGGACTCCTGGCTCCCGAAGGAGAAGAGCGGACCACCACCACCAAGACCGCCCTTGAGCTCGGACTTGGTCGAGGACGCGGCGGCGGCGGCAGCCGGGGTGCCAGGGGCGGCCCCTTCGGCCTTCGTCTCCTCGGCCTCGATCTCTTCCTGGCTCCAACCGGCCTTCTTCTTCGACAGGCCGATCTTGCGCTCGCCGCGGTCGACCCGGAGGATTTTCACCTCGATGTCGTCGCCCACGTTGACGATTTCCTCGGGACTGTCAACCTTGTGGTCGGCCAGCTCCGAGATATGCAGCAAGCCTTCCAGGCCGGGTTCCAGCTCGACGAAAACGCCGAAGTTGGTCAGCTTGGTGACCTTGCCCACCACCACGTCGCCGGGGTGGTAGCGGTCGGGGATGTCGGTCTCCCACGGGTCTTGCTTCAGTTGCTTCAGGCCCAGCGCGATCCGCTTGCGTTCCTGGTCGACGTTGAGGACCTGGCAAGAGACCTGCTGGCCCTTTTCGAGCAGCTCGTTCGGGTGACCGATCTTGCGGGTCCAGCTCATGTCGGAGATGTGCAGGAGCCCGTCGATCCCTTCCTCGATCTCGATGAAGGCGCCATAGTTCGTCAGGTTCCGGACGGTACCGTCGACCATCGTGCCCGGCGGGTACTTCTGCGCGACCTGATCCCAGGGGTTCGGCTGGGTCTGCTTCATGCCCAGCGAGATTTCCTGCTTGTCGCGGTTGATCCCGAGGACGACGACCTCGACCTTGTCGCCGATCTGAACCAGCTCGCTCGGGTGATTGATGCGCTTCGTCCAGGACATCTCGGAGATGTGGACGAGCCCTTCGATCCCCTCTTCGAGCTTGACGAAGGCCCCGTAGGACATGACGTTGACGACTTCGCCGGTGACGCGGGCGCCTTCCGGGTACTTCTCGCCGATGTTCTCCCACGGGCTGGCCGACTTCTGCTTCAGGCCCAGGGCGATCTTCTCGCGGTCGCGGTCGACGTTGAGGACCATGACCTCGATCGTGTCGTCGATCCGGACCATGTCGCTCGGGTGGTTGATCCGGCCCCACGACATGTCGGTGATGTGCAAGAGGCCGTCGATCCCGCCGAGGTCGACGAACGCGCCGAAGTCGGCGATGTTCTTGACGACACCCTTGCGGACCTGGCCGATCTCGATCTCCGACAGCAGGGCTTCCTTCTGCCGGGCGCGCTGTTCCTCGATCAGCTTGCGGCGCGAGACGACGATATTGCGTCGCCCTTCGTCGATCTTGAGGATCATGCACTGGATCTCGGTATCGAGGTAATCCCCGATGTCCGAGGGGCGTCGGATATCGACCTGGCTGGCCGGCAGGAAGACGTTGACGCCGATATCGACGAGCAAGCCACCCTTGATCTTCTTCGTAACGCGGCCGGTGACGACGTCGCCCTCGGCGTGCTTGGAGATGACGTTCTCCCAGGCCCGCATGCGGTGGGCCTTCTTGCGGGAGAGCAAGATCTCGCCGGTGTCGTCGTCCATGCCTTCGAGCAGGACTTCGACCTCGTCGCCCGGTTCGGGGCGGCCCTCGGTCTCATCCCACTCGTTCAGCGGGACGAGCCCCTCGGCCTTGTAGCCGACGTCGACAATCGCCTGGTCGCCGACAATATCGACCACCTTGCCGTGGACGATCGTATTGAGCACATACTCCTGGCCCTCCTCAAGTAGGGCCATCGGGTCCTCCTGGCTGCCGTCGGTGTAGACGGCGGTGGAGAACTCTTCATCGGAGATATCGAACTCGCGGAGCAGGTTGCGATCTACCATAAAAATAAGGTCGGTCCGGACCGCCC includes these proteins:
- a CDS encoding 30S ribosomal protein S1 — translated: MVDRNLLREFDISDEEFSTAVYTDGSQEDPMALLEEGQEYVLNTIVHGKVVDIVGDQAIVDVGYKAEGLVPLNEWDETEGRPEPGDEVEVLLEGMDDDTGEILLSRKKAHRMRAWENVISKHAEGDVVTGRVTKKIKGGLLVDIGVNVFLPASQVDIRRPSDIGDYLDTEIQCMILKIDEGRRNIVVSRRKLIEEQRARQKEALLSEIEIGQVRKGVVKNIADFGAFVDLGGIDGLLHITDMSWGRINHPSDMVRIDDTIEVMVLNVDRDREKIALGLKQKSASPWENIGEKYPEGARVTGEVVNVMSYGAFVKLEEGIEGLVHISEMSWTKRINHPSELVQIGDKVEVVVLGINRDKQEISLGMKQTQPNPWDQVAQKYPPGTMVDGTVRNLTNYGAFIEIEEGIDGLLHISDMSWTRKIGHPNELLEKGQQVSCQVLNVDQERKRIALGLKQLKQDPWETDIPDRYHPGDVVVGKVTKLTNFGVFVELEPGLEGLLHISELADHKVDSPEEIVNVGDDIEVKILRVDRGERKIGLSKKKAGWSQEEIEAEETKAEGAAPGTPAAAAAASSTKSELKGGLGGGGPLFSFGSQESGEATEAEASASAEASAEPAAAEASAESTEPEAPAESTEPEASAESTEPEASAESTESEEKA
- a CDS encoding beta strand repeat-containing protein, which gives rise to MDFRIPGRDSSTRRRRSSGGADRRSFGNRSTGRRTPRLEALERRTLLTILVDTFDDVVGDDGVTSLREAIDLAASNPGADTIELPAGTYPLDLGVLAIDDPSGPLTIRPEAGGTATIDGQSLSGVFFVAAGSETTFEGLEIFRGSAAFGGGLLNDGSATVINSLFRANFASFGGGISNSGALVVSGSTFVENSATDNGGGIDNIGELSVSGSTFEANSAFFGAGIHTFGGFEGFSGDLEVVDSTFRGNYGTYGGGIAVSVATATVSGSTFEGNDVDFGGGISNNGTLLVSDSAFLENEATRGGGIDNIGTVTVDGSTFRGNQAEDFVGRGGAIWNSGLDADLTVSGSTFDGNVAIGFALGDGGAIFNDSGSKLDVAGSTFVGNRAVGSDRFDSARGGALLTVGPTSISDSHFEGNQAFAGASGDALGGAVYAIGFGVVVSITDSTFKGNAALGAASPDFSNGTRSRGGAIIAASGVVLDVARSEFTANEALGGDGGFLAGGGFAQGGAILTEASIVSVSDSLFSTNVARSGNGGDSDSTGLGGSFARGGGIAHFGGSSGLLTVSGTIFEANQALGGNGGEGGPFSFGGSGGSGQGGGLYASFGSSVEVDASSFEQNLAVGGGGGLGGAGGTGGFGRGGGISAEGGNALSVTGSRFAANVAESGDGGAGIGFFGQGSQNALGGGIYLGGISAGSLSSLTVDASLFEANRALGGDGGDSDQFYDGAGGSQGLGGGISVGTFSTAMITDTAFRLNEAIAGDGGAGGPDGGVGGTGGGGTSAGIFADNNATLRVSGGTFERNFSKGGDGGAGAGGFGGGGDGGFASAGAIGMDPGGTLEVVETTFSGNQVRSGDGGTGGENGPGGSSQSGFGGAIAYFGGSTGGGATIVGSSFSDNRVFGGNGGDSGGSWNGGNAGGADGGGIITGSNTALTVSDSTFQRNEATGGEGGDGGSDGGAGGNGGSGRGGGIFADDNATLIVTGGSFERNHSRGGNGGAGGLGRPGGLGGSSWGGGIVLDPDGTLELSDSRFSRNSSQGGAGGPGGAGGNGGSGGISFGGAIVTNSRSVASLNQVELERNTAIGGAGGDGGEGGNGGSGGGGGGGAIFNGDFASMTLTRVVATRNAAVGGAGGDGGEGGNGAIGNSGIGGAIFTTFASLLESVDSRFVLNETIGGTGGAGGLGGAGGAGGLAVGGAFHLVPDAVFISTGDVFDRNTATGGAGGDGGDEGGAGGAGGDAQGGAINNLGATLMLTSAQLDRNQALGGRGGRGCDAGGAGGAGGTARGGAIAISSFLSFTGTAIVVDSVIDRNRALGGDGGKGGDGGQSGDGGDAFGGGIFLTPGSVLELNSTEVTRNRADAGRGGKGPTKGDDGEGLGGGLFISEGALAQAVDSVIEGNFAPDDDDDVFGFLNEL